A part of Anabas testudineus chromosome 7, fAnaTes1.2, whole genome shotgun sequence genomic DNA contains:
- the LOC113167338 gene encoding testis-expressed protein 49 isoform X1, which produces MAFFGLTNFGYQNPAGDKLIVNPRGAPHSQDGLINSRAGLPPSLQEQQGLLRCADICTVYHQPLPYSTEIHQGSHERYKEMVKRVQTPRSPNQLYIMPLTDSQQYGWMMSKSPEPWTHVKRFPRKNSEMTKFVKEMSMTDREFSLF; this is translated from the exons ATGGCCTTCTTCGGCTTAACCAACTTCGGCTATCAAAACCCAGCAGGCGATAAATTGATAGTGAATCCCAGAGGAGCGCCGCATTCTCAGG ATGGTCTGATTAACAGCAGAGCAGGACTGCCTCCATCGCTTCAAGAACAACAGGGCCTCCTCAGATGTGCAGACATATGCACTGTTTACCACCAGCCTCTTCCTTACAGCACTGAAATACACCAGGGAAGCCATGAACGATACAAAGAGATGGTAAAACGTGTTCAAACACCCAGAT cCCCCAACCAGCTGTACATAATGCCTCTGACTGACAGCCAGCAGTATGGATGGATGATGTCCAAGAGTCCTGAACCATGGACCCATGTGAAACGGTTTCCCCGAAAGAATAGTGAAATGACAAA GTTTGTTAAAGAAATGTCAATGACAGACCGGGAGTTCAGCCTTTTCTGA
- the LOC113167338 gene encoding testis-expressed protein 49 isoform X2 encodes MAFFGLTNFGYQNPAGDKLIVNPRGAPHSQDGLINSRAGLPPSLQEQQGLLRCADICTVYHQPLPYSTEIHQGSHERYKEMVKRVQTPRSPNQLYIMPLTDSQQYGWMMSKSPEPWTHVKRFPRKNSEMTKTVG; translated from the exons ATGGCCTTCTTCGGCTTAACCAACTTCGGCTATCAAAACCCAGCAGGCGATAAATTGATAGTGAATCCCAGAGGAGCGCCGCATTCTCAGG ATGGTCTGATTAACAGCAGAGCAGGACTGCCTCCATCGCTTCAAGAACAACAGGGCCTCCTCAGATGTGCAGACATATGCACTGTTTACCACCAGCCTCTTCCTTACAGCACTGAAATACACCAGGGAAGCCATGAACGATACAAAGAGATGGTAAAACGTGTTCAAACACCCAGAT cCCCCAACCAGCTGTACATAATGCCTCTGACTGACAGCCAGCAGTATGGATGGATGATGTCCAAGAGTCCTGAACCATGGACCCATGTGAAACGGTTTCCCCGAAAGAATAGTGAAATGACAAA GACGGTTGGTTAA
- the LOC113167194 gene encoding uncharacterized mitochondrial protein AtMg00860-like — MATGPQVLCRLPHACRDLRSPRGSAHRLSVKRTITRSCKRVNQKLSRLNPAKCNLLARETAFLGHVVSAHGVSTDPAKVSAVRDWPTPTTASELRSFLGLASYYRRFVRGFATIAGPLHRLTEKGKRFEWSSACTTAFQQLKAALADALVLALPDPQQPFILDTDASNVGVGAVLSQGGRQERERWLSTAAV; from the exons ATGGCAACGGGTCCACAGGTGTTATGCCGACTTCCGCATGCCTGCCGAGATCTGCGTTCCCCACGCGGGAGCGCGCACAGGTTAAGC GTTAAAAGAACAATAACTAGATCATGCAAAAGAGTTAATCAAAAGCTAAGCCGGCTGAACCCGGCAAAGTGCAATCTGCTGGCTAGAGAAACGGCGTTCCTGGGGCACGTGGTCAGCGCACACGGGGTGTCCACAGATCCGGCCAAGGTATCGGCAGTCAGGGACTGGCCGACGCCCACCACCGCCAGTGAGCTGAGGAGCTTCCTGGGGCTAGCCTCCTATTACCGGAGGTTTGTCCGGGGCTTCGCCACTATCGCAGGCCCGCTGCATCGGCTGACAGAGAAGGGCAAGCGGTTCGAGTGGTCCAGCGCCTGCACCACTGCcttccagcagctgaaggcGGCCTTGGCCGACGCTCTGGTCCTGGCTCTCCCCGACCCCCAGCAGCCTTTCATCCTCGACACCGATGCCAGCAACGTGGGGGTCGGAGCCGTCCTCTCCCAGGGGGGGAGGCAGGAGAGAGAGCGGTGGCTTTCTACAGCTGCAGTCTGA